From Clarias gariepinus isolate MV-2021 ecotype Netherlands chromosome 2, CGAR_prim_01v2, whole genome shotgun sequence, one genomic window encodes:
- the LOC128515072 gene encoding tripartite motif-containing protein 16-like, whose amino-acid sequence MAEASILVDQLSVDQFICPVCLDLLKDPVTIHCGHSFCKVCINGHWDQEDQKGVYSCPQCRDTFTPRPVLRRNNMLAEVVEKLKKKTEVQAASPAHCHTGPGDVECDFCTGKKHKAIKSCLMCLVSYCETHLKPHYEVPGLKKHTLIEASAKLQEMICSEHNEVLKIYCRTDQTCICYLCTMDNHKGHDTVTAAAERFKKQSELKEEQMKSQQRIQEKQKKVQKLKQAVNTIKLSAQTAVEDSEMIFTELMSSMEKKRSEVTELIRAQEKTELSRAERLLEQLEQEIADLQRRLTELEQLSHTHDHIQFLQTLASGHQCPTLDRPSFQTSSISVHQHLSFDGVRNSLSDLKKRLEEFCEEEFNKIPPHAAAVQIFSPPETQRGKEFLKYLCYLTLDPNTTHRYFILSEKNRAVRYSKREQQYSDHPERFNYWYQVLCKESVCGRCYWEVEWSGVVYISVSYKDISRKGRGHECGFGHNNQSWSLWCSSSSFNFYHNNIRTGLRAPSSSRIGVYVDHSAGTLSFYSVSDTMKLLHRVHTTFTKPLYAGFGLYGGISPTVRLCGPE is encoded by the exons ATGGCTGAGGCCAGTATTTTAGTAGATCAGCTTTCAGTGGATCAGTTcatctgtccagtgtgtctggatctCCTGAAGGATCCGGTGACTATCCAttgtggtcacagtttctgtaaggtgtgtattaatggtcactgggatcaggaggatcagaagggcgtctacagctgtcctcagtgcagagacactttcactccaaggcctgttctacgcagaaacaacatgctggctgaagtggtggagaaactgaagaagaagactgaagtCCAAGCTGCTTCTCCTGCTCACTGTCACACTGGacctggagatgtggagtgtgatttctgcaccggaaaaaaacacaaagccatCAAGTCCTGTCTGATGTGTCTGGTCTCATATTGTGAAACTCATCTGAAACCTCATTATGAAGTACCTGGtttgaaaaaacacacattaattgAAGCTTCAGCAAAACTTCAGGAGATGATCTGCTCTGAACATAACGAAGTGCTGAAGATATACTGCCGTACTGATCAAACCTGTATCTGTTATTTGTGTACGATGGATAATCACAAAGGACACGACACCGTCACAGCCGCAGCAGAAAGATTTAAGAAACAG AGTGAGTTAAAGGAGGAGCAGATGAAATCCcagcagagaatccaggagaagcagaagaaggtgcagaagctgaaacaggctgtgaacactataaag ctgagtgcacagacagcagtggaggacagtgagatgatctttactgagctgatgagctccatggagaaaaagcgctcggaggtgacggagctgatcagagctcaggagaagactgaactgagtcgagctgaacgactcctggagcaactggagcaggagattgctgatcttcagaggagactcactgagctggagcagctttcacacacacacgatcacatccagttcctccag ACTTTAGCTTCTGGACATCAGTGTCCTACATTGGACAGACCATCATTTCAGACATCCAGCATCAGTGTCCATCAACATCTCTCATTTGATGGAGTGAGGAATTCTCTCTCAGATCTGAAGAAGAGACTCGAGGAATTCTGTGAGGAGGAATTCAACAAAATCCCTCCACATG ctgcagcagttcagatcttttcaccaccagagacacagagaggcAAAGAGTTTCTAaaat atttatgttatctgactctggatcccaacacGACACATCGTTACTTCATTCTGTCTGAGAAGAACAGAGCGGTGAGATACAGTAAGAGAGAGCAGCAGTACTCTgatcatccagagagatttAATTACTGGTATCAAGTGTTGtgtaaggagagtgtgtgtggacgctgttactgggaggtggagtggagcGGTGTTGTGTACATATCAGTCTCATATAAAGACATCAGCAGGAAAGGACGGGGTCATGAGTGTGGGTTTGGGCACAACAATCAGTCATGGAGTCTGtggtgttcttcttcttctttcaatTTCTATCACAACAACATTAGGACTGGTCTCAGAGCTCCATCATCCtccagaataggagtgtatgtggatcacagtgcaggaactctgtccttctacagcgtctctgacacaatgaagctcctccacagagtccacaccacattcactAAGCCTCTGTACGCTGGGTTTGGGCTCTATGGTGGAATTAGTCCTACTGTGAGATTGTGTGGTCCAGAAtaa